Within Anopheles nili chromosome 3, idAnoNiliSN_F5_01, whole genome shotgun sequence, the genomic segment GCTTCCTCGAGGGGGCACCCTTATCGATCCAGTAGTTGATCGAGTAGTTCTGTGGAAGTTCAACCGTACGTTAGCAATGCGGGGTttttcccaaacaaaaaaaagcagccctTAGTGATGTCTTACCGCATTGAAGAAATCAATCTCATCCTCCGGATGGTAGTACAACGGTGCGACATGGCCCGTCTGCTTGTCCCACTGCCCATGGAAATCGTACGTCATCACGGCGATCCAGTCGAAATATTTAGCCAACTCGGCCACATCATACCCAGCATCGATGACCGTTTTGCTGGGTGACACGGCCGCCGAAAGTAACCACCCACGGGGTTTAAACGCCTCCGAAAGCTCCCGGACCAGCTCCGTAAAACCTTCCCGTTCGTCGGCGAATCCTTTCTTACAGTCCACCTGCCAACACACCGGATACTCCCAGTCCAGATCGAGACCCTCGAAGCCGTACTtctccaaaaacccaaccacatGCTCCACAAACTTTGCCCGAGCTGACGCACTGCGTACGAGCCGGCTATACTTGTCACCGGCCGAAtcattccacccaccgatggcGAGCGTCACCTTGACGCCTTTCTCCTTGGCGGCCACAACGCGCGCGTAAAACTTATTATCGATATCCGCCCACGAGTCGTGGGTTTTGATCGTCAGCGACGAGTAGTCCAGCACGGCAAACCCGTACACGATGTGCGTGCAGAGATCCGTACGGATGTGGTCCGGTGTGTACTTCCCGTAGCCCTTCCGATACCAGGCCCAATTCGTGAAGTAACACACCATCTTGTAGTACCCCGAGAGTGGTTCCAACACTGGCGGTGGTGTAGCTGGTGCCACCGTTGTCGTCCGTGTCGTTGTGGTAGTTCGTTTTTCCGTCGTCGATGCAACGTGCTGTGGACCATCGATGTCCACACCGGATCCCTGCCAGGCACCGTTCTCGTCGGATATGTTCTCCGTGCTTTCGGGGACACCGGCCTGAGCACACCGGGCATTCGAGGGCCAATCGCAGATCTTTAACTGCTGGTTCCAGTGCAATCCATCGGCGCAACTTGCCGACTCGAGACGACCCCAGTTGCACACCAAATACTGGTTGCAATCGCCAGGGTACGGAACGTGCGAGTTCCCATCACACGGATCGTCCTCGGAAAGTGCCTTAAATGCGCTCACGATCGACAGCAACCTAAAGTACTGCTCGTTGCTCACACAGTTAACGTTGTCCTCCCAATCGCAGCTTTTGTCCGCCTGGCTCCAGTACAAACCCGGACCGCACTGTTGGGCCACCTTCTTGTCGTTCACGCAGATGTAGAAGCTATCGCAGCTCTTGTGCGCGTAGTACTCGCCATTGTTGCAGCTTTCCGTTGGGTTGCTGATGGGTTTTTTCGTCGTTGTTGCTGGCTTTTTGGCGGGGCGTGTTGGACGTGGTGTGTTTGGAACCTGAGCCGTTGGACGACGCGTTGGACGGGatgttgtcgtcgtcgttgttggttCTTCCGTCGTAACCGTGGTGGTTGTCGTTCGCCGTGAAGGAGTCCTGGTGGGTCTTGCGGTTGTTGTCGTCTCGGTGGTTTCAGGTGTTCCACCATCTCGTTCACACTTTGCCGATGCGGGCCAATCGCACAGCTTTGCGGCATCATTCCAGTGGAGACCACCGGCACAGAACTGCTGCTTGAACTCGGACAACACACACCGGTAGTAGGAATTGCAGTTCGTCGGATGCGCCTTGTATTGATTGCCTTCACAGCTTTCTGCGTTGCTTAGTTCCGGCATGACGAGCCCCGGCACAGGGATGGTTGTTCCGGGCGTACTCGTCGGGCTGTAGGTTGTCGTGGATGGCGTAGTTCTCTTGGTGACAGTCGTCCTTGGCGTAGTTGACGTTGTTGTCGTGGTTGTAGTCGTTGTTGGCATggcggtcgtcgtcgtcgtcgtcgtagtggTTCTTCTCGTTGTGGAAGTCGAATCCGGAGACCACGATGGCCACGTGGTGTGAGAATGCGCCGGAGTCGACGTTGTACTAGCGGCAAGTCCACTATCCGGACTGAACGTCATCTCagccggtttcggtgtgaCGGGTTGGGATGGTCGTGAACAATCCATACCATTCGGTGCGGACGAACTAAGCCTTCCAAGAGCCCGATTAATGGCTCTCAACACCGGATAGCTTTCCTCACAGCAACGGTTCTGATAGTCATCCAAATCAACCGTCCACGCTGCCATTCCACCAAAACCAGACTTCACAACGTAGCGTGCCTTCGCCGTGACCGATATAGGATCGTCGTAACCCACCCACTGGTCCCCGTTGGTTGCGTACGGGCCGGATTTCATCGCGGAATCGCGCCCtactttccatttttgcttGCGCACACGCTGGCAAATTTCGTAGTACGCCAACATGCCCGGTTGCCGCGTGTCATCACCCGCCGTTCCGGGTCCGATCGCGGCACTACCCTCACCCGGAATTGCTCGCGTTGATTGGGCCAAAGTGAACGTTTGTCCGTAGAATGGTACACCAACGATTAGCTTACTCTTGTCAGCTCCCATCTGCACCAACAGCTGCATCGCATAGTCCGTGTTGTACTGCGGGTATCGGTCGGTTGTGCTGCCGTACAACGGACTAACGTGGCCAGTTTGTTCCTCCCAAGAGCCATGGTAATCGTACGTCATAACCGCCATGAAATCAACGTACTTCGTAAGCTCCGCAATGTCGTACGCCACCATGAGCACTTCCTTGTACCCCGAAATGCTGGTACTGATTAGGAGGTTTTCCGCCTGGAAAGCTCTAGCGATCTCCTGGATGAGTTTGCTGTAGTTGTTCCGATCACTATCCGATCCCTTCGAGCAATCGCTCTGCCAACACACCGGGTAGTTCCAGTCCATGTGTAGCCCCGAGAAGCCATACTTCTTGAGGAACGTGATGGCGTTGGTGATGAAGTTTCTCCTGTTGGACGGTGAGCCAACCATTTCGGAGTACTTATTGCCCACGGAATCGGTCCATCCTCCCAGTCCGAGCAGAACAGGCACGCCACCAgccatcgcgatcgtgcgAGAGTACATATCtgtgagggaaaaaacacgaacgaaaaaaatcctcaaaTCGATCCGCGATTCCACCAGTACCTGAGGTCCTTACTGTTGTCCAAATCAGCCCAGCTGTCGAATTCCTTCATCGTCAGTGACGCCGGGtctaacgaagcgaacgagtAGATGATATGCGTGCACAGGCTTGGGTCCAGATTTTCCGGAACGAACTGTGCCTCGCCCTTACGATAAAACCCCCAGTTCGTCATGTGGCACACCACTTTGAAGCCATCGGACGCGGCTTTTTGATAGCTCGCAATGTACTGGTATGAGTTTTGTACCATTGCCACATCCTTGCTGTTCAGCAGCTGCTGGTACGGTGATCCAGCACGATAAGGCATGGGCCGTTCGCTGGGTCCAGATGGCAGTACGAAGGCCGCATACTTATCCTGGTACGGCAGCACCCGGAAGGTTTCCACATCCTGCGTGGAAATTGGCAACAGCTTCACCTTCTGCTGTTGCGTCACCACCGATTTGACTTTGCTTACGGTGTCCTTGATTTCGTGGTCCATATCTAGGATGCGAAATTCGACCGCATCACGCAGCGGAAGCCGTTCGTCGACGCTACAACACACGAAAACGGTTAGCATCTGAGCAGAAACAGGAGAAAATGCAGGGCTTACAGATTCGCCGGAACACTCTCGACGGCGCTGCGCAATGGCAGCGATTTACTGCCAAACTCATCAGCTCCACTTGCGGCCACTTGCTTCTCGAATCCATGGGGCGGTATCTGTTCCACGCTGCTCCGCAAAAACCCAGCTGGTTCCGGTCGCTCGATTCTTATTGCAGTCACGGTAACCGCCAGCCAGACGATACCGACGATCGGCAACTGCAAAAAGGGAAGTTGCGTTGCATTACCAAACGCCCAAACACAACGGGATTGCATTTTCACTTCACGTACCCCTTTAAACGGTGTGGGACTCATTCTGATGCTTTCACTTCGACCGAACCATCGGATCTGGGGGGGGGAAGCCAAAAAGAGAAGAGGTTAAAAAACACCGGTGTCCGTGAGACCGTTGCCAATAGCAACGTGAGGGGTCTTTCAATAAACAATTAATCGGAACACCCGTCCATCGAAATGTGGCTCCATCGAAGTAGGCCAT encodes:
- the LOC128723916 gene encoding probable chitinase 10 encodes the protein MPTPIRWFGRSESIRMSPTPFKGLPIVGIVWLAVTVTAIRIERPEPAGFLRSSVEQIPPHGFEKQVAASGADEFGSKSLPLRSAVESVPANLVDERLPLRDAVEFRILDMDHEIKDTVSKVKSVVTQQQKVKLLPISTQDVETFRVLPYQDKYAAFVLPSGPSERPMPYRAGSPYQQLLNSKDVAMVQNSYQYIASYQKAASDGFKVVCHMTNWGFYRKGEAQFVPENLDPSLCTHIIYSFASLDPASLTMKEFDSWADLDNNMYSRTIAMAGGVPVLLGLGGWTDSVGNKYSEMVGSPSNRRNFITNAITFLKKYGFSGLHMDWNYPVCWQSDCSKGSDSDRNNYSKLIQEIARAFQAENLLISTSISGYKEVLMVAYDIAELTKYVDFMAVMTYDYHGSWEEQTGHVSPLYGSTTDRYPQYNTDYAMQLLVQMGADKSKLIVGVPFYGQTFTLAQSTRAIPGEGSAAIGPGTAGDDTRQPGMLAYYEICQRVRKQKWKVGRDSAMKSGPYATNGDQWVGYDDPISVTAKARYVVKSGFGGMAAWTVDLDDYQNRCCEESYPVLRAINRALGRLSSSAPNGMDCSRPSQPVTPKPAEMTFSPDSGLAASTTSTPAHSHTTWPSWSPDSTSTTRRTTTTTTTTTAMPTTTTTTTTTSTTPRTTVTKRTTPSTTTYSPTSTPGTTIPVPGLVMPELSNAESCEGNQYKAHPTNCNSYYRCVLSEFKQQFCAGGLHWNDAAKLCDWPASAKCERDGGTPETTETTTTARPTRTPSRRTTTTTVTTEEPTTTTTTSRPTRRPTAQVPNTPRPTRPAKKPATTTKKPISNPTESCNNGEYYAHKSCDSFYICVNDKKVAQQCGPGLYWSQADKSCDWEDNVNCVSNEQYFRLLSIVSAFKALSEDDPCDGNSHVPYPGDCNQYLVCNWGRLESASCADGLHWNQQLKICDWPSNARCAQAGVPESTENISDENGAWQGSGVDIDGPQHVASTTEKRTTTTTRTTTVAPATPPPVLEPLSGYYKMVCYFTNWAWYRKGYGKYTPDHIRTDLCTHIVYGFAVLDYSSLTIKTHDSWADIDNKFYARVVAAKEKGVKVTLAIGGWNDSAGDKYSRLVRSASARAKFVEHVVGFLEKYGFEGLDLDWEYPVCWQVDCKKGFADEREGFTELVRELSEAFKPRGWLLSAAVSPSKTVIDAGYDVAELAKYFDWIAVMTYDFHGQWDKQTGHVAPLYYHPEDEIDFFNANYSINYWIDKGAPSRKLVMGMPLYGQSFQLADTKRNGLNAKAPGPGQAGEFTRAAGFLAYYEICDRVQNKGWTVVQDELQRMGPYAYKGNQWVSFDDKESLLRKVQFIRAMDLGGGMIWALDLDDFKDRCGHGSHPLLTAIREGLRDAPEGADVLPSIVPDSKPTESGPISGVSGSESSSPEKQQPGAGDSAELGENFVDSEEYKVVCYFTNWAWYRQGIGKYLPEDIDSQLCTHVVYGFAVLDRESLTIKPHDSWADIDNRFYERVVELKKQGKKVTVAIGGWNDSAGDKYSRLVRNAQARKRFIENVMKFIEKYNFDGLDLDWEYPVCWQVDCKKGYADEKEGFSSLVMELASAFKPRGYLLSSAVSPSKKVIDAGYDVRTLSDYMDWIAVMTYDYHGQWDKKTGHVAPMYEHPDDFDKTFNANFTIHYWIEQGADPRKLVMGMPMYGQSFSLADVKDNGLNAPTYGGGEAGDQTRARGFLSYYEICANVQKKNWEVVRDRKGRMGPYAYKGDQWVSFDDQYMIRHKSEFVKAMGLGGAMIWALDLDDFRNVCGCEEYPLLRTINRVLRNYPGPGPKCVLGSGKPTSPPKEQPTTAMTTTTTRRTTTTRSTTVATTTRTTPRAVTTTRQTTRKPTTRTSTTMRTTTPFIDGFEGGDSSSNCDGRLFVPHETDCSKYYICQHGKRYEQRCPANTLWNDGFCDWAENANCKNKQRPVTTASVTQPENSWMTTTSRPTTTTRRTTTRQPTNQPSTTTRKPAPSVPEVSTGNSDYKVVCYFTNWAWYRQGDGKYTPDDIDSTLCTHIVYGFAVLDRESLTIKTHDSWADIDNRFYERVVEQKRKGAKVTLALGGWNDSLGDKYSKLVRDAAARARFVKHAVEFIEKYGFDGLDLDWEYPVCWQVDCQKGYPDEKEGFAQLVQELAVAFRPRSWLLSAAVSPSKMVIDAGYDVPVLAEYFDWIAVMTYDFHGNWDKQTGHVAPLYYYPGDTYDYFNANFSINYWIEKGAPAKKLVMGMPLYGQSFSLADARRNGLNEKSYGPGEAGEFTRAGGFLSFYEICDKVNRHGWTVQRDPEGRIGPYAYNGNQWVSYDDVDEIRRKSKFVKQMNLGGGMVWALDLDDFRGKCGCGTHPLLRTMNLELGRISTQPPENCT